A genomic window from Quercus lobata isolate SW786 chromosome 10, ValleyOak3.0 Primary Assembly, whole genome shotgun sequence includes:
- the LOC115963986 gene encoding protein CURVATURE THYLAKOID 1A, chloroplastic — translation MSMAAATPYATAYTNTAVLVPRLSTTTARCSALPYLPPPRLSSASFPASTKHFAECRRSSLSQIRASSSEDTSTSLDASELFTDLKEKWDALENKSTVILYGGGAVVAVWLSSILVSAINSVPLLPKIMELVGLGYTGWFVYRYLLFKSSRKELATDIESLKKKIAGTE, via the exons ATGTCCATGGCAGCAGCGACGCCGTATGCGACGGCCTACACTAACACCGCCGTCTTAGTCCCTAGACTCTCCACCACCACCGCTCGCTGCTCTGCCTTGCCTTACCTCCCACCTCCTCGCCTGTCCTCTGCTTCTTTCCCAGCTTCTACTAAGCACTTTGCAG AGTGCCGTAGGTCCTCTCTGTCTCAGATCAGAGCCTCTTCCTCAGAAGACACATCCACTTCCCTTGATGCTAGTGAACTTTTTACAGACTTGAAGGAGAAG TGGGATGCACTTGAGAACAAGTCCACAGTAATTCTCTATGGGGGTGGGGCAGTAGTTGCTGTTTGGCTTTCTTCGATTCTTGTTAGTGCCATCAACTCAGTCCCATTG CTTCCAAAGATTATGGAGTTGGTAGGGCTAGGATATACTGGATGGTTTGTATACCGTTACCTTCTCTTCAAG TCAAGCAGAAAGGAACTAGCTACAGATATTGAATcattgaagaagaagattgcTGGAACTGAATAG